A stretch of DNA from Deinococcus radiopugnans ATCC 19172:
CATCTGGTTCACGTGGAAGCGGAAGCTGCGCCCATCGGCACTGGGCTGGGCCGTCACCGTCGAATTACCGAACGTCACCGTCCAGGTGGCCGGGTTCCGCAGATCAATCTGGTGAAGCTGCAACCCGGCGCCGGGGTTCCCGCTCTGGAAGTCGTTCCAGAACCCGAGGTAGATCGACGAGCTGTTCTGCAGGTTGGCCATCTTGGGCAGGGCGGTGTTAATAAAGACGTTGGTCGCGGGTGCGATGCCCTCGTTGTCGTAGTACATGTCGTACACGTACCGCGAGCCCACCGGGTACGCGTCCGTGCCGTCGTCGCGGGCAAATTCCTGGGCGGAGTAGACGTGATCCCACAGGTCCCGGCCCCAGGCCGGCTTCCCGACGATATCCACGCTGTCGCAGCTTTCGAGGAAGTTGCGGCCCCGGTCCAGGGCGTACGGATTGGACAGGGTGCCTGCCGGGCCCTCGAACTGCAGGTATTCGCCCCGGTTGCCCCGGAAGAGCTGGTTGAGGTTCCAGCCGAACAGCCGCACGCAGTTGAGATTTTCATTGCCCACGATCTCGCCGCGCAGCGACAGTGCAATGGTGCGCGAGCTGCCGTTCAGCAGGGTGCCCAGGTTCAGGCCGATGCGGCGGTCATTGGCGTTGGTCTGGTCAAAGCGTTCGAGCGCAATGATGTTGCCTTGCTCGTCGCGGGCCACCGGGCCGCTGAACGCGGGGCCGTAGGTGTCTTCGATCCGCGCCTGGTGCAGGAAGCCTTCCTGTTTGTACTCGTTCGGGAAGCGGCTCTTGAGCTGGGCGTAGGCCTCGCGGATGCGCGGGTCGAGTTCGCCGGACTTCGAGCGGTCGAAGTTCTCCACCTTGATCTGGAACGTGGCCTGCTGGTTGGTCGTGACCTCCCGGTCCAGGGCCGTCTTGGTGATGCGCGCGACCGGACGCACCACGTTGATGTACTTGTACGAGTCGACTTCGGCGGCATTGCTGGCCGATGCCTTGGCGCGGTTCTTGATGTCGTAGGGGTCCTGGTACTCGTCGTTCAGGTTCGCCACCGTCTCGGGCGGCGTCAGGCCGTAGGCGCCCCGCAGGCCACTCACCGGATCGGCGTTGCCGTCGCGGTCGTTGTCGTTCCAGGCGTAGCCGGGCTTCTGGCGTGCATAGACGTCGATGCTGATCCGCACCTCCGCGCCCGCGGCCAGGTCACCGATCTCGTTGAAGTCGATGGTGTGCGTGTTCAGGTCGTAATCGGCTGCCACCGTGCCCACGGTCGCGCCGGCCGCATCGACCAGTCGGGCGCTGCCCAGCACGTAGCCCAGTTCGGCCGGCAGCTCGTCGCGCACCGTCACGCTGCGCGCGGCCGTGCCCGAGGTGTTGCGCAGCCGGATCTGATAGGTGTAGGTCTTGCCGACCGTGAAGTTGTCCTCGCCGCCAGCCGTGCGGTTGCCGTCGTCCAGCCGGGGCGGCAGGTTCACGTCGTCGGGGGCGTAGGGATCGTGCCCCGCGCCGCTGAAGCCGGTCCAGGTGATGATGCTCGGTCCGGTCTTCTCGATCTCCAGCGTCGCGCCGCTGAAGGTCTTGGTGAAGAGATAGCTCTTGAGCAAGAAGTCGTAGTCGGTGTTGCCGTAGCTGACGCGGTAGTGGTAGTCGGCCCGCACATTTGCGGTCAGCGGCAGCTCCTGCGCCTTCAGATCAAGGGCAGGCCGCAGATAGACGTTCTGGCCGCCATTGGCCCTCACGCTGCCTGCCCCGCTGATGGCGCTGGCGTTGGTGGTCAGGAACAGGCGCTGGAGATCGGATTCCTGGCCCGTGACGGGTTCCAGCGTGTACTCCATGTAGCCTGGGAACGGACCGCTGCCCACGGGATAGGGGCCAGTCTGGGGCTGCTTTTCAAAAGCGACGGTGCCGAAGCTGTGAACGCGCTGGTTGGTGTTGAACCAGTTGTTCTCGAAAGAGCCGACGTTGCCGCCCAGGCGCTGCTTGGTGCCGATCGTGTCGGTGGCCCCGAAGCTGGTGTCGCCACGGTAATACAGGTGGCTCATGTTGGTGAAGAACATCTTGAATTCCGCGAGCGCGGCGCTGGCCGGCGCGTCGCCCGGCTCGCTCGCGCTGACCACGAATTTCACGGGGGTATTCGTCTGGGGGGCGCTGGTGGCGTAGACAGTGAAGCGCACCACGCCGTCGGCGTCCGAGAACGCCGTGGCCATCAACGACTGGAGTTTCAGGCCGGGGACGCTGTTGGCCCCGGCACGCACATGACCCGCGACGACGCTGACCGAGTCGCTGTCGGCCGAGACGTTCACGCGGGCGCCGGGCACCGGCGCACCGGCCGCGTCACGCACGATCATCTGCACCAGGACCGGTTCCTCGGTCTGTGCGGCGAACAGCATCACGTCCTTGTTGTCGTTCTTTTCTTTCAGGCCCATGAACGCGGCCCCGTCGACGTCCTTGACCGGCGTGTCACCGTTCAGGGCGATGCTGGCGACCTCCTGCTGGGCCACCTGGGACGCACGGTACTCCAGGGTCACCGCCATGTTCTTGTTCGCTGAGCAGTCGAGGCTGACCGACTGCGGCGTGTTGGGCGCGTCGTACCCCTGCATCTTGTGGCCGGTGACGGTGTACTTGCCCGCCAGGAAGGTGGCCGAGAGCTTCTGGCCCGCGACCGCCGTGCCGGAGAAGACGGTCTTCCCTGAGGCGTTCTGCACGCTGACTGGGGCGGCCGCGCTGCCCGCCGCCCCGGCGACGTTCTTCAGATTGACCGTGAGCGTGGCGCAGCCATCGACGGAGGGCGGCAACACCACCGGGGGCTGCTGCGCGCCCGGCGGCACGCTGGCCTCTGGTGCGGGTTTGGGAGACGGCGCGGTGGTGTTGCAGGCCGCCAGAAGGAGGGCGCCGGTGAGCGACAACGCGAGAGATTTGGAATGGTGCATACTAAAACCCCCCCCCTCCCCATCCATGAGCATTCTGTGTCGGCGACATGAGCCAGCACCGACGCCAATGAAAATCGGTGGCGTCTCTCATGAATTGAAAGATCCAGATAGTTCCTCGAATCGAGTGAACGAACGGCCGCCGGAGCCCACATTCTGCTCAGAGAATGCCCATAGGTCGGGGTTAACCAGGGGAAAACTTCACGGTCACCTCCCTGTCATGTTTCTTAGATTGCAAGGACACTGTAAGATTCTTAACAGATTAAATGGTGAGAGGGTCAGTTATAAAATTTACTCTTATCGCATAAATCTTTCATCTTCCATGTTGTGGCTTGGCTTTCCTGAGCAACCGACACTCGGGTAATTGACGTGCCGATGGGCAGGAAGGGCATTACGGGCAGCCCAAGGCAATCCCACCAGGATCAGGGTCAGTTTGCCGTCGGGGAGAAGTGGGAGCAGGACGTCATTGACGTCCTGCGGCGTGAGAGGCGCGACGTGGAAGATCCGCGCCATGGTGCGGATCTTCGCTCAGTCCCCGACAGTTTTCGAGGGACTTGAAATATGTCGTCCAGCACGCGAGAACAGAGCGCATCTTCCGCTGCCCTGAAATCGTTGATGGTGTGCTTCGGCTCTCACCTCCCGGCCTACCGCAAAAATCGGGCGGAGCTGCTCGCTCTGCTCGTCCTGACGTTGATCTGGATGAGGTTCTCCCCTCGGTCGGTCCAGTCCAATTGCACTTGAACCGTAGCTCTGAGGCGCCCCCAGGGACAACTGCAGTTATCGCCGGGGTCTGACTTCTGGTCATTGGCCTGACCACGAAGGCGTCGCGCTAACCTGATCGACGGGTCTTCTACGCCTCCCACCATCAGCGGATCTGCCCCCACCTGACAAAGGGCTGTTGATGAGGGACTTGTCCAGGGTTGACCTGCGTCGCCCTGGTGACGGCCAGCGCGGGTGGAGCCGGTGTCCCCCCGTGGCTCCTGAGCGAAGCTACTCTCACACCTGCAATATAGGCAAAAAAATTAGCGTGGTGGATGTCGCTTACGGCATGGCCCCATGTTCGCCGTCTTGAAGTGGACCGGCGTGAACTCCGGCTTGGCTGAGACGATCAGTGCCAGCGGTGCGCGGTACGCGGGCCTGAGCGGCCCAGCGGACGCGCGCGGCGGTCTGGAATGGTGGGAACGTCAGGGCGAGGCGACCCTCAGCACCTTCGTGAACGGCGACACGACAAAGACGCAGGCGCTGCTCACGGGCGGCAAAACAAACTGGGCGTGCTGGTCGTTCTAGGTCAGCTCTTCTGTCACCGCCGGAAAGCGGAGCGTGAACTCCGCCCCGCCCGCCGGGTGATTGCGCGCCGTGATGGTGCCGCCCTGCGCCTCGGTCAGCGCACGGGTAATCGCCAGGCCCAGGCCGCTGCTGGCCCGTCCGCCGGGGTCGCGGCTGCGGCTGGCGTCGGCGCGGTAAAAACGCTCGAAAGCGCGCGACAGGTCGTCAGGCTGAAACCCAGGCCCGTGATCGCGGATGGTCAGAACCGCCCCCGTTCCGTCCCAGTGCGCTGACAGGTTCACCGGGGCGGGGGCGGCGTAGCGCAGGGCGTTGTCCAAGATGTTCTGGAGGGTTTGCCTCAGCCGGTCCGGGTCAGCAGTGAAGGGCACGGGGGCGGAGGCGTTGACCGTCAAGGTGACCCCCGCCTCTGCGGCTCGCAGGGCATAGGCGTCAGCCAGGGCCTGCAGGACTTCACTCCCATCCACAGGCGTGGGGGTCAGCGTGATCGCGCCGCTCTCGGCCAGCGACAACAGCCGGAGGTCCGTGACCAGGCGGGCCAGCAGCAGCACCTCGCCGTGCAGTCGGGCCAGCGCCGCCGCGTCGGTGGGCTGCACGCCGTCCTGCATGGCCTCGATCTCGGAGCGCAGCACCGCCAGCGGCGTGCGCAGGTCGTGGGCGATGTCGGCCATCAGTCCCCGCCGCCACGCTTCCTGATGGGCCAGGGCCGTGGTGAGGTCGTTGAATGCGCCGGTCAGGTCACGCACCTCGTCATGGCGGCGGGGCAGCGGCAACTGCACGTCGCGCGCCCCGGCCTGCAGGCGGCCCGCACCGTCCACCAGCCGGGACAGCGGGCGCGTGAGCTGCCGCGTGACCAGTCCGGCCACGATCACGGCCACCAGCGCGCTGAACACCGCCGAACGCACCGCGCTGCCGATGATCCGACGCCGGGCGTCGCGCGCCACGAGTTCGTGTGCCGTGAGTGGTGCCGAGGGATTGGCGTGCCGCCCCCCGTCCCACAGGGAACCGAGGCCCAGTTCCGGATTGAGCCGGTCGATCACCCGGAACGCCGAATTGACCGTGCCCGAGGTGGTGACCGCCACCGCCAGCACCGCCACCAGCGCGAACATGCGGGTCAGGCGGCCGCGCAGGCCGCCGCGACGCTCGCGCTTTTTGCCCCGCCCGCGCCCACCTGACCCGCGCCGTGTCGGGCGGCCCTCCAAACGTTTTCCGACGTCAGGCCGGACGGGACCCGGTCCCACCCTCATCCTTCCAGGCGCAGGCGGTAGCCCGCGCCGCGCACCGTGTCCAGCAGCTCGGCGTGTTCGCCGAGCTTGCGGCGCAGGTTCTTGACGTGGGCGTCCACCGCGCGCTCGTCGGTGCCGCGTTCCAGCGCGCCCAGCGCGGACAGCAGTTCGGCCCGCGTCCTCACCACGCCCGGCGTGCGGGCCAGGGCCGAGAGCAGGCGGACCTCGGCCACCGTCACGTCCAGCGCCTCACCGTTCACGCGGACCTCGAAGGCGGCGGTGTCCACGCTCAGCGGCCCGGCGTGGTGCAGCGTCGGCAGGCCGAACCCGCCGCCTGCACCGGCCGCGCCTCCAGCGCGGCGCAGCACGGCCTTGACGCGGGCCACCACCTCGCGTGGGCTGTACGGCTTGACCACGTAGTCGTCCGCGCCGATGCCCAGGCCCACCAGCCGGTCCACTTCCTCGTCGCGGGCCGTCATCATAATGATCGGCAGCGCGGACTCGGCACGGACGCGGCGGGCCACCTCCAGGCCGTCCAGGCCGGGCAGCATCAGGTCCAGCAGCATCAGGGCGGGGCGGGCCGCGCGCCACAGCTCCAGCGCGCGCGGGCCGGTCATGGCGCGCTCGGTGACGTAGCCCTCGCGGCGCAGGTACTCCTCCAGGATGTCGCCCAGCCGGGCCTCGTCTTCCACGATCAGAATGGTGGTCATGTGCGCCGTGCCTCCTTGAGCTGTCGTGAGGTGCCACTTCGGTGGGTCAAGTCGGGTGGGCGGAAGGGGATTTTATTCCTCGGGGTCCTGATGAAAGCGCCGCCGAAAGCGTTCGTGCACCCGTTGGGTGTGTTCGGCGGTCTCGGCGGCCTGGGCATCGTAGATCAGCCTGCCGCCGCGCGCGGTTGCGCCCACCACCAGGGCCGCTGCCACCAGCACCAGATTCTTGATGATGTACTGGCCTTCCAGATTGGGCACCCACGGCATGATCTTGAAGGTCTCGCCGGGAAACAGAATCAGGGGCATGAAAGTTCCGGCCATCTGTGCCAGCAACAGCAGCAGGGTGGCGGGCAGAAAACGCCCGGAGAGCAGCCCCAGTCCGATCAGGCATTCCCACGTGGCCAGGACGGGCAGGCTG
This window harbors:
- a CDS encoding DUF11 domain-containing protein, giving the protein MHHSKSLALSLTGALLLAACNTTAPSPKPAPEASVPPGAQQPPVVLPPSVDGCATLTVNLKNVAGAAGSAAAPVSVQNASGKTVFSGTAVAGQKLSATFLAGKYTVTGHKMQGYDAPNTPQSVSLDCSANKNMAVTLEYRASQVAQQEVASIALNGDTPVKDVDGAAFMGLKEKNDNKDVMLFAAQTEEPVLVQMIVRDAAGAPVPGARVNVSADSDSVSVVAGHVRAGANSVPGLKLQSLMATAFSDADGVVRFTVYATSAPQTNTPVKFVVSASEPGDAPASAALAEFKMFFTNMSHLYYRGDTSFGATDTIGTKQRLGGNVGSFENNWFNTNQRVHSFGTVAFEKQPQTGPYPVGSGPFPGYMEYTLEPVTGQESDLQRLFLTTNASAISGAGSVRANGGQNVYLRPALDLKAQELPLTANVRADYHYRVSYGNTDYDFLLKSYLFTKTFSGATLEIEKTGPSIITWTGFSGAGHDPYAPDDVNLPPRLDDGNRTAGGEDNFTVGKTYTYQIRLRNTSGTAARSVTVRDELPAELGYVLGSARLVDAAGATVGTVAADYDLNTHTIDFNEIGDLAAGAEVRISIDVYARQKPGYAWNDNDRDGNADPVSGLRGAYGLTPPETVANLNDEYQDPYDIKNRAKASASNAAEVDSYKYINVVRPVARITKTALDREVTTNQQATFQIKVENFDRSKSGELDPRIREAYAQLKSRFPNEYKQEGFLHQARIEDTYGPAFSGPVARDEQGNIIALERFDQTNANDRRIGLNLGTLLNGSSRTIALSLRGEIVGNENLNCVRLFGWNLNQLFRGNRGEYLQFEGPAGTLSNPYALDRGRNFLESCDSVDIVGKPAWGRDLWDHVYSAQEFARDDGTDAYPVGSRYVYDMYYDNEGIAPATNVFINTALPKMANLQNSSSIYLGFWNDFQSGNPGAGLQLHQIDLRNPATWTVTFGNSTVTAQPSADGRSFRFHVNQMDPGERIGIEFGVVASQKGDDLFRSSMTWDQGNGRTLDDSEHTFITD
- a CDS encoding MliC family protein, with amino-acid sequence MFAVLKWTGVNSGLAETISASGARYAGLSGPADARGGLEWWERQGEATLSTFVNGDTTKTQALLTGGKTNWACWSF
- a CDS encoding ATP-binding protein gives rise to the protein MEGRPTRRGSGGRGRGKKRERRGGLRGRLTRMFALVAVLAVAVTTSGTVNSAFRVIDRLNPELGLGSLWDGGRHANPSAPLTAHELVARDARRRIIGSAVRSAVFSALVAVIVAGLVTRQLTRPLSRLVDGAGRLQAGARDVQLPLPRRHDEVRDLTGAFNDLTTALAHQEAWRRGLMADIAHDLRTPLAVLRSEIEAMQDGVQPTDAAALARLHGEVLLLARLVTDLRLLSLAESGAITLTPTPVDGSEVLQALADAYALRAAEAGVTLTVNASAPVPFTADPDRLRQTLQNILDNALRYAAPAPVNLSAHWDGTGAVLTIRDHGPGFQPDDLSRAFERFYRADASRSRDPGGRASSGLGLAITRALTEAQGGTITARNHPAGGAEFTLRFPAVTEELT
- a CDS encoding response regulator produces the protein MTTILIVEDEARLGDILEEYLRREGYVTERAMTGPRALELWRAARPALMLLDLMLPGLDGLEVARRVRAESALPIIMMTARDEEVDRLVGLGIGADDYVVKPYSPREVVARVKAVLRRAGGAAGAGGGFGLPTLHHAGPLSVDTAAFEVRVNGEALDVTVAEVRLLSALARTPGVVRTRAELLSALGALERGTDERAVDAHVKNLRRKLGEHAELLDTVRGAGYRLRLEG
- a CDS encoding DoxX family protein, whose product is MAPDQPVSPQSTPQRDTLAWKLHALQLRGLGWAAQHGITLLRLALGVVFVWFGAQKFFPGLSVAQDLATNTISALTFGTVGAQVSLPVLATWECLIGLGLLSGRFLPATLLLLLAQMAGTFMPLILFPGETFKIMPWVPNLEGQYIIKNLVLVAAALVVGATARGGRLIYDAQAAETAEHTQRVHERFRRRFHQDPEE